CGTCCTTCGAATCCGTCCAAAAGTATCGTTGCCTTATCTTGATCGATAACGATTGCTTCACCGTTTCTGCTAGTCTGACTCCAATTATGGCGGCTTGAAGCTCTGAACGGGGAATGGACAGAAATTTGATAGTTTTCGATCCAGCTAATGCACATTCGATGGTGGTGTCTTCTTGAAATCTCAGGTATACAACTGCAGCGAAGCCGGTTTCACTCGCATCAACAAAGGTATGTAGCTGGATGTCATTGTGCTTGGCTGTAGAGGATTTTGTTCGATAGCAGCGAGGGATCTGAAGCGTCGTTATTCCGGGGAGGGACACACACCACGAAGACCACGTTTCGAAATGCGAGTCGTTGATCGAATCATCCCAGCCGATTGACGAGCGCCATATCTCTTGGAGAAGCGTCTTGAGGATCATCAGAAAATGTCTGATAAGCCCTAGCGGGTCAAAAACCATCATGAGAGTCCGCAAGACCTCTCGTTTGGTAGGTCGACGGGTACCGGACAAGAGCAGCGCATCTATACGATCGGAAATTTTAAACGTAATGTTATCTGTAGAAGTGTCCCACCACATGCCGAGGATTTTCTCAACTGAACCATCACCACTTAGCCTTTTGACTGCTGTGGGGGACTCGTCCAGCGCCTTCAGTACCGCGGGAGAATTGGAGGCCCAATTTCGGATGTCGAATCCCGCAGATGCATGAATTTTCCTCACCTCTCTCGTTAGCTTTATTGCTTCTTCCTCATGTTCGACGCTTAGAAGCATATCGTCGACGTAGTGGCGTTCCACGATTACTTCAACAGCTATAGGATAGCTCTGTTCGAACTTCCTTGCATGGAGATTTTTTATGTACTGTGCAGTACTAGGCGAGCAACAGGCTCCAAACGTCATGACCTGTATGACGTACGTGTTCGGATTGATTCCACTGTTTGTATAGAAGAATAGCTGGTACGGTTGATCCTTCTTCCGTATTGATACTTGCTGATACATCTCCCGGATATCTCCGGATACTGCAATACGGCATTCGCGAAACCGTATCAGTAAAGATAACAGCGACGTTAGAAGATCCGGACCCTTCAATAGCACGGAATTCAGAGAAACTCCGTAAGTTGTGCCTGCAGCATCCCACACGAGCCTTATTTTTCCGGGTTTGTTTGGGTTTACCACTGGAAACATCGGGAGATACCAGACATTAGGGTAGGCTTGAACCTCTTCGTCAGTTAGCTTGTGTATGTAACCCTTCTCGATGTGGTCTTCGATTTTCGCGTTTACTGCTTCTGCTAATGCTCGATCGTGCTTCATCCTCCGATCCAAACACTGCCACCTCTTCAGCGCCATCTCTTTGTTGTTCGGCAGACGCACATTGTCGTACTTAAATAGAAGTCCCGTTTCATACCTTCCATCTCGAAATATTGTTAGGGATTCCAGAAGCATCAGGGCGCGCTGATCGTCCTGAGACTGTAAGGGTCTTTCGGGCTTTGTAATTCCAATGCTCTCTAACGAAAAGAAGCTTTTAACTGTTCTATGGAGATCCTCATCATTGTATTGGTTGCATTGACAAATCTGCAAGGAGTGGTAGTTAACGGAATGTTCAGCAGCATCTTCTGACACGCAGCTTCCATAGACGGTCCACCCAAGACGCGTCTTGACGCCTATTGGTTCTTGTGATTGTCCTTCTTTACACTTCAGTGGATGTCCGAGATTGAGGTTATCAAGACCTATCAATATACGAGGACAGGCGTTCTCGTACGATTGAATGGGAAGCCCGACAAGATGTTGGTACTTCTTCTGAATCTCAGAATAGAGTAGTGTTTGCGGTCTTATTTGTAGACTTTGTATGGTATGTACGGAAAGTTCGTACCTTTTTGCCTGACTGAAGCAACTTGAAATTTGCAGACTTACAATCTGTGACGACTTTTCTAAACGCTGCGTCTCTCCTGTCCATTTCAGGCATAAGGATTTCCTGGGGCCTTTCAGACCTAACTCTTCAGCCAAGCTTTGATCCATTAACGAGAGTTCCGAACCATCATCGATAAACGCGAAGGCTTGCACTGTTTTCGAGGGTCCATAGAGACGAACTGGGAGTATTCGGAACAAAACTTTCGATTGACCTTGGTGAATGTTACAACTCTGCTGAGATGTCCCTTCTGATAGCGTAGCAGTAATTGAACCATTTGACGAACTATTGCTCTGTTGTTTCTCACTGTGGAGAAGAGGATGGTGTAAATAAGTACAACCACTTATTCCGCATGGCTTCTGTTGCCAGCATGATCCGTTGTGCTTCCGTAAGCACTTTCGGCAGAGTTTACACTCTCGCACTGCAGCCCATCTCGAGTCATAACTGAACTCGGCAAATCGTTTGCACTTTGGAATGCTCTGGCACCCGCCCTTACATATGGGACAATGCTTCTCAAACCCACTGAAAGAAGTTGGTTTCACTTTAGATGGTGACATGTACGATCTGTTATTTCCCGACTCGGTTTCTGAATGTATATTCAAAAATCCGTCCTTCTTAATGGAACGAGGCTTTGGGTCGTTATTTATCGTAGCCATTACCGCACTGGCATCCTCTGCTGTTGAATTCAGCCACGAGCTGAAGTCGAGCAAATTTGGATTGAGCTTATCCCTAGAGTGCTTGGCCCAATCAAGCTTCAACGTCGAAGGTAACTGTTCCACCAGTTTGTATCGTAAAGAAGCATTATAGACGAAATCGTGTACTTCACATGCTTGGATTGTTGCGACCAAGTTCTCTACGGTGAGCGCGAAGTTGACGACGGTCTCTAGCCTATCGATGTTTGGCGATGGTAACGATCGAACCTTTTTTACAATTGCTTGTATAATCGCTTCCGGCCTGCCATATAACATTTTCAATGTTGACATAACTCCTGCGACGTTAAATGGATGAAGCAAGCGGCACTTGACTGCTTCTAGAGCTCTCCCTTTGAGGCACTTTCGGAGCCGCAACATATTTTCTTCGTTGGAGAACCCACACATCTGGGTGGAGTTACTAAAGTTCGACAAGAAGAGTGGCCAGTCCTCGGGGTTGCCACTGAATTCCGGGAGATCTTTCGAAACCGCTTGTCGTGCGGCTAGTTGACTCCTGTTTAGAATGTATACAGTTTCATTTGCAACATGCGGCGCAGACGGCGGCATCGATACTTGCTGACTCGGACGCATCGGTGTTGATCTTTGTCCTGGAACGAACATGCGGGGGTCGATTAGCGAAGGAGGGTTAACACGATGAATACCAGGAACATCCGAAGACACTGGATGTTGTTGTGGATTTGTGGGTTGCACGGTGCCTTGTTCAAGATTCGGAGCAGTTTGCTCTGTAGATCCAGCCAGTTGGATTGGCAAAAGTTCTTCCAACTCTTCAGGCTCTAATCCGGTGTTCGCTTGGTTATCGCAACGCTCAGTATCGGCTACCCATTCCTCGATTTTAGATATTTTCTCCGCCTCGTTGACACTTATCTCCGTTGAAGTATCACTTCCGTACTCAAGAAGCACATCGTATTTCTTCTTCAGGTACTTCTGTTCAAGTTTTTTCTCTTCTTCGATTTTCAGCAACTGCAGCTTCAATCTCCTACTTGCCTCACTTTGTATACTCTTTACAACGCTCTTCGCCGTCTGCGACTGGGTAGGCAATGTTTGGTTTTGAGTAGGTACGGGGGCAGTCGTACGTTGTTGATTACTCACAGTAGGACAGTCGGTGCAGCTCCAGCTCACGTTTTGAATGTCCTGCGTTACCTCCACGCACCGAAAATGAAACCACCTTTGGCAAGTATCACATTGGACCATTTCCATATCATTTGGCTCATCACACAAGGGACAGTCTGACTCGTGAATGACCGCTGCGCTGGTGGCGCCACTAGATTTACCGGTTTGCTTTTCTCCAGCCATACGCTTCTCAGGGGCTGCTCCAGTCCCGGCCTGATCGATACTAACTACTATTACCTGGCCGCTAGTAGAGGGAATAGCAACGGTATTTGTTGAACAGGATGTAGCGTTCGTCGCGGGCTCTGCGACTTGCTGATTGCTCATCGTGACCGTTTTACTCGCCTTTTTCGCGGTTTCGGCTTTGGAATGCTTCGACGACATCTCTCGGCTCGGTTAAAAGAATTTATAAAATGTTGGAAGAATAGTCGCGGGCGTCGCCAGAATTAACCGAATTCATGAACTTTATTACTGAgagtatcttcttcttcttcagtggcactaacattcctagaggaacttcgccgtctcaacgtagtattacttgcgtcatttttattagtacttagttgagatttctatgccaaataacacgccttgaatgcattctgagtggcaagctctagaatacgcgtaatcatagtgcaagtcggaggaaatttctttgacgaaaaattcccccgaccagaacgggaatcgaacccgaacacccggcatgttagttatgacgctaaccactcggccaagggagcacaattaCTGAGAGTATATCGAGTTATAAATTCCTACAGGAATGATagatacaataaatattttaaatacataATTTCGAATCTAATTCACTTACTTTTAGTAATTCAACTTCTCTTCCACATAATAATTCAAGGTTATGTCAATATTCCTAATTTGCCCTatattgtaaatttgtaaattgtaTATATAAGGAATGGTATAATAGGTTTAATGTTCGATTCTCACCGATGTGGTAAATTGTAGGTTTAGCGTAGTATAATAAGCGATAGATGTAGAtaatttcttcttagtttctAGTTGTAGCTGTAACCTATTTTTAAGGACACTAGGttttaagataaattgattgCAAACTCAACGTACTTGTTACCTTTTTTATCCtagtatttataaaaaataattttaagtaATTTAGGTATATAGGCACTAGCACTAGTTTTTAGAAATTATTATCAAGCACAAGGTCGTATAACTTAAGGATTTTTGCAAGTAATCTTTTCTTTTGTGCTCGTCGCAGATAAAGAAATGCTGATCATCGTCCACTGACAGATCACGATTGTTACGTGATGGTCAAGCAGACTGGACGATCGACGAACGACGATCGATAGGTAAGCAGTTACATTGCTACTGTGTACTGTACGAGGGGGTCGCCAAATCGACGGGCGTATTAACAGAGTGATGACGTTTCGAGCAGTGTTTACAGCTAAACTTCGATCGGCATGATCGAGCAAAATGATCGTTGCGGAAGCAATTGCTACAAAATTTCTTCTCGGTTACGATCTTCATGCGATTTTTCGGATCCATGCTGTTGAAAACGGGGTAATCGTATAACGAGTGCTTCTGCTTCTCACAGGCTGGACATAGTGGAAATATTTTCGGCGACACTTCGGTTGCGGCGTTGGAGCTCACACGAGAAATACTGGAACGTTTCGTGGTGGAAGAATGGTTCGTTGACTTCACTTGGTTGTGGTGCGGACGGTTGACCGATATCGACTCTAGTATACGGGCACGCCTTTGGAGGAATTCAATTATCTTGGCAAAAGTGGGTTGATTTTCAGTGGCGATGAACTCTTCCCACGCAGCGAGAGAGCATCATCCAGCTTGTCCTCTAATAGCTCCATTAGTATCGAACTAAAATGTTCGACAGGCTCCTCAAATTGCTCTAAAATCATGATGTATCGCTGGAACTCATCTACTGCTTTGTGAAGGGCATCAACAGACTGGTTGGAAATTTTCgagtatttcattttttttttacttcttaCGCAGTAGGGCCTTGTTCGAGTAACGTTGAACCAATGTGTCCCAAGCGACGGTGTAGTTGTTAGCGGTAATCGTAATAGACTGGATCAGATTGGCAGCTTCTCCTTTCAGCGATGCTCGTAAATAATGAAATTTCTGAACAAAAGAAATTTCCGTGGATGAGTGTATCATGGATCGGAACGTGTCATGAAATGTCAACCAGTTGTTGAAGTCGCCATCAAACTCGGGAAGGGTAATGGTGGGAAGCTTCACGTTGTTAGGGCCAGGTGCCTCACGAGCTACTGCGGGACATGTGGAAGCGACGGGAGTAGCAGGTCGTAATTTAGAAACCAAACCTGCTTTTGCTTGAAAGTACTTTTCCTCCATCTGGGCTCTGATCTATTGACCTGCGATTTGTAGTTCCTCACTGTCGTTCAGTTcttcatagtcgcattggacgACTTCGAACGTCTCCCAAATTTTCTCCAGACGCTCTAACCGATGAAGAATTTCGCTTTGTTGTTTCACGGGATCATAATTGTGGAGGAACTGGATCACTCGGTTCATAGCATGGCATTTTTCCGTTTTACTTCCTTCGCCTTCAACTTTTTATCGTCTGGCATTCTTTTGAAGTGATATTATCGGCTTCCGGCGTAGTATTAtcgacgatgatgatgaagcCGAAACGGTCGACAAAAACCAGGAAGCACCACAAAAAAGGACGTAATTGTATTGGAGAGGTACTCACCTGGTACCTCTTGAAATGAGGCCTTGTATTGTATGTAAATAGCAGCAATAGACTCCAAAAAACGGCGAAGTGTGTTGGGAAACGAGCTGGCAGCAACACGTGTAACGGAACGGCATCAATTCGAGTGCGTATCTAATCCAACAGTATAGTCCAAAACGGTGATGTATAGTAGCACTCGAGATTCGGGCAGATAACGTAACGGGACGGAATCGATTCGAGGTTATATCCAGCAACAGAACGAAGAAACGGTGCGATGTACTGGCAAGCGAGGTTATGCGAGGGTTAACTCTCCGAGTAAATATTGGTTTACCTGGGCAACTTTGGGATGATCTTTTATCTTTCTTCGCTCATTCAAAATACGAAATGTATATTTCATCGGCGAACGGGAGCAGACGTGAATTGTGAAAACTGAACCTTTACACAAAACAGCATAAAATCACGGGAAAAATCCTTAACGCAAACGATATTTGCGCACGTAGTTTTGCGGGAAACGGGAAATTCTCAAAAGAAAACTATCAACTTGTAACTTGGtattaaaaagacgggtgggtaatgtcggggacacaaccggagtgacgtaggaccatacaaaggggacagcttttgctaaatatctattttaaatatattgttttattttcttctcctacgtgaatacctacttatctacctgaaaaatggattagtttactgtttactctttatgaacatgttgggggttcagaaaagaacctttggtgttgtgtttttgcgtttttttttttacaaacttcttttggcgtatgtacatatcgtacaatcaaaatgatggctgtgatagggaatgcataggtggtcatcagctcattcactatcatatatttctctattgagcacattaccgtaccttaaactgtggtttcggagacgaatgaattgtaagatttgtagtctccacaaacaaagtaaataaaaatgaaaaagaactgaggttttggagacgaactctacgatctgtcgagaaataaacgagctataagcgttctgaaaaaccaacagtacagggacggatgaccttcggattaaagtcctttaaaataagaacagagcagcaggaactacatagctcatcatgttgctccttagttatttttctatacaatgcagatgtaacgtcagtcaattttcaacatcagttatcatccaaagaaagcagttcatgctatcgagaaaattcgttaatgccatcctgcatacaatgtattgtaatttgaagccacttttaattcggaaaccatgtatgggtttgtgaaaactgaatgatcaatttaatagaccccaaccatcaataagttcaaaaacacgcataaacaaaataattcagttcatattatatgtcattcagctcgcgcagtccgaagacatcggtcgcaaatttgttcgcgtctattatagagtggagattataccgttatcagttcgtggctggtgaagttatttcgccctaacggggttctctttattgcgcgagtgggGAGAGCAgtaatcactaccagcgtgaggaagaagtcctccacggcggacgcggtgcgtgtgccgtatcatcgctgtgtgtgctttagcatcgtcatcgattccatcatcgtgttgtggtgcgat
The Toxorhynchites rutilus septentrionalis strain SRP chromosome 2, ASM2978413v1, whole genome shotgun sequence genome window above contains:
- the LOC129766319 gene encoding uncharacterized protein LOC129766319; amino-acid sequence: MSSKHSKAETAKKASKTVTMSNQQVAEPATNATSCSTNTVAIPSTSGQVIVVSIDQAGTGAAPEKRMAGEKQTGKSSGATSAAVIHESDCPLCDEPNDMEMVQCDTCQRWFHFRCVEVTQDIQNVSWSCTDCPTVSNQQRTTAPVPTQNQTLPTQSQTAKSVVKSIQSEASRRLKLQLLKIEEEKKLEQKYLKKKYDVLLEYGSDTSTEISVNEAEKISKIEEWVADTERCDNQANTGLEPEELEELLPIQLAGSTEQTAPNLEQGTVQPTNPQQHPVSSDVPGIHRVNPPSLIDPRMFVPGQRSTPMRPSQQVSMPPSAPHVANETVYILNRSQLAARQAVSKDLPEFSGNPEDWPLFLSNFSNSTQMCGFSNEENMLRLRKCLKGRALEAVKCRLLHPFNVAGVMSTLKMLYGRPEAIIQAIVKKVRSLPSPNIDRLETVVNFALTVENLVATIQACEVHDFVYNASLRYKLVEQLPSTLKLDWAKHSRDKLNPNLLDFSSWLNSTAEDASAVMATINNDPKPRSIKKDGFLNIHSETESGNNRSYMSPSKVKPTSFSGFEKHCPICKGGCQSIPKCKRFAEFSYDSRWAAVRECKLCRKCLRKHNGSCWQQKPCGISGCTYLHHPLLHSEKQQSNSSSNGSITATLSEGTSQQSCNIHQGQSKVLFRILPVRLYGPSKTVQAFAFIDDGSELSLMDQSLAEELGLKGPRKSLCLKWTGETQRLEKSSQIVSLQISSCFSQAKRYELSVHTIQSLQIRPQTLLYSEIQKKYQHLVGLPIQSYENACPRILIGLDNLNLGHPLKCKEGQSQEPIGVKTRLGWTVYGSCVSEDAAEHSVNYHSLQICQCNQYNDEDLHRTVKSFFSLESIGITKPERPLQSQDDQRALMLLESLTIFRDGRYETGLLFKYDNVRLPNNKEMALKRWQCLDRRMKHDRALAEAVNAKIEDHIEKGYIHKLTDEEVQAYPNVWYLPMFPVVNPNKPGKIRLVWDAAGTTYGVSLNSVLLKGPDLLTSLLSLLIRFRECRIAVSGDIREMYQQVSIRKKDQPYQLFFYTNSGINPNTYVIQVMTFGACCSPSTAQYIKNLHARKFEQSYPIAVEVIVERHYVDDMLLSVEHEEEAIKLTREVRKIHASAGFDIRNWASNSPAVLKALDESPTAVKRLSGDGSVEKILGMWWDTSTDNITFKISDRIDALLLSGTRRPTKREVLRTLMMVFDPLGLIRHFLMILKTLLQEIWRSSIGWDDSINDSHFETWSSWCVSLPGITTLQIPRCYRTKSSTAKHNDIQLHTFVDASETGFAAVVYLRFQEDTTIECALAGSKTIKFLSIPRSELQAAIIGVRLAETVKQSLSIKIRQRYFWTDSKDVLCWLNSDHRRYSQFVAFRVSELLESSDVREWNWIPSKQNVADEGTK
- the LOC129766320 gene encoding uncharacterized protein LOC129766320, with the protein product MEEKYFQAKAGLVSKLRPATPVASTCPAVAREAPGPNNVKLPTITLPEFDGDFNNWLTFHDTFRSMIHSSTEISFVQKFHYLRASLKGEAANLIQSITITANNYTVAWDTLVQRYSNKALLRKK